A genome region from Nitrospira sp. includes the following:
- the rsmG gene encoding 16S rRNA (guanine(527)-N(7))-methyltransferase RsmG: MEHDEVQFAASLQSFAADLSLSIPDSSVSYFCRYLSELKKWNRAINLTAIDDDREILVKHFIDSVACLKVIDINDKSELLDVGSGAGFPAIPLKFVCPQLSVELLEPSEKKGSFLRYVIGSLGLQGVTVATAKLEDYVNRIHVQGRFDYIVVRAFKVDHLGEELSALLKPAGKLVLYRAERVGPRFGLVGLALVEEVEYELPAKYGHRVLSVFAKSIG, from the coding sequence GTGGAACACGACGAAGTTCAATTCGCAGCATCTCTTCAGTCTTTTGCGGCAGATCTCTCTCTTTCTATCCCTGATTCTTCTGTTTCCTATTTCTGTCGCTATCTTAGTGAGCTAAAAAAATGGAATAGGGCCATCAATCTCACGGCTATCGACGATGATAGAGAGATTCTGGTGAAGCATTTTATTGATTCAGTTGCTTGCCTGAAAGTCATTGATATTAATGATAAAAGTGAGTTGCTTGATGTCGGGTCAGGAGCTGGATTCCCTGCGATTCCCCTCAAATTTGTCTGCCCTCAATTGTCGGTTGAGCTGCTGGAGCCGAGTGAAAAAAAGGGGTCGTTTCTGCGATATGTCATCGGATCGCTCGGCCTGCAAGGCGTGACTGTGGCGACGGCCAAGCTGGAAGATTACGTCAATCGAATCCATGTTCAGGGGCGGTTTGATTACATTGTGGTGAGGGCTTTTAAAGTGGATCACCTTGGAGAGGAGCTTTCGGCACTGCTTAAACCTGCCGGAAAGCTTGTCTTGTACCGTGCGGAGAGGGTTGGGCCAAGGTTTGGACTTGTCGGCCTTGCTTTGGTCGAGGAAGTCGAGTATGAGCTTCCTGCGAAGTACGGGCATCGAGTGCTGTCTGTGTTTGCAAAGTCCATTGGATGA
- a CDS encoding ParA family protein encodes MARIIAVANQKGGVGKTTTSVNLAAALAIEGGSVLLVDIDPQGNATSGLGVDAMALTKTIYNALISKDSIESLAMQTGVNGLSIVPSNSHLAGAEVELVNMEAREQRLKEALAEVADRYDTILLDCPPALGLLTINAMVAAHSVLIPVQCEYYAMEGLGRLMESIQRLRQSLNPGLEIEGIVLTMYDARNSLARQVVEQIRGHFGESVYQTMIPRNVTLAEAPSYGRPALLYNMASAGAQAYLSLAKEFVVHGEKSPR; translated from the coding sequence ATGGCTCGAATCATTGCTGTCGCAAATCAAAAGGGTGGAGTGGGGAAGACGACCACTTCCGTGAACCTTGCCGCAGCGTTGGCAATCGAGGGAGGATCGGTTCTTCTTGTCGATATTGACCCGCAGGGAAACGCAACGAGCGGGCTTGGCGTCGATGCCATGGCGCTCACGAAGACGATCTACAATGCGTTGATTAGTAAAGACAGTATTGAGTCTCTAGCTATGCAGACTGGGGTCAATGGGTTGTCGATTGTCCCATCGAATTCCCATCTCGCCGGCGCCGAAGTGGAGCTGGTGAATATGGAAGCCAGGGAGCAGCGCCTCAAGGAAGCTTTGGCTGAGGTGGCCGACCGATACGACACGATCTTGTTGGATTGTCCGCCCGCCCTCGGGCTTCTGACCATCAACGCGATGGTCGCTGCCCATTCAGTGCTAATTCCGGTGCAATGTGAATACTATGCGATGGAAGGTCTCGGTCGGCTGATGGAGAGTATCCAGCGCCTTCGGCAGTCTCTCAATCCAGGGCTGGAAATCGAGGGTATTGTCCTCACGATGTACGATGCGCGTAACTCGCTTGCTCGCCAGGTCGTCGAGCAGATCCGTGGGCATTTCGGGGAGAGCGTGTATCAGACGATGATTCCGCGCAATGTGACGTTGGCCGAGGCGCCGAGCTACGGTCGTCCGGCTCTCTTGTACAACATGGCATCAGCCGGTGCCCAAGCCTATCTATCCTTAGCCAAGGAGTTTGTCGTCCATGGAGAAAAAAGCCCTCGGTAG
- a CDS encoding ParB/RepB/Spo0J family partition protein, which yields MEKKALGRGLDALLPTGRTTAEPERGDVQELRLEAIVPNRFQPRQQFSEVELAELTASLKQNGLLQPILVRRKGDGIYELIAGERRLRAAKLAGMQKIQALVRNVSDQESMVLALVENLQRDDLNPMETARAYQRMLNEFGLTQEAIAQKVACDRSSVANLLRLMSLPSEIQHMIESDQLSTGHAKVILGLMTPAAQLSLATQIVSGQLSVREAERLVQEHAEARKPGKRPVRAPLRSDLEERLQKRLGTRVDVQKGRRGGKIVIHYFSPEELDGVVERLLNG from the coding sequence ATGGAGAAAAAAGCCCTCGGTAGAGGTCTCGACGCACTGCTGCCGACCGGCCGAACAACGGCGGAGCCGGAGCGTGGTGACGTGCAGGAATTGCGGCTCGAAGCGATTGTTCCAAACCGCTTTCAACCACGTCAGCAATTCTCAGAAGTCGAACTGGCCGAGCTGACCGCCTCGTTGAAGCAGAATGGCTTGCTGCAACCGATTCTGGTGCGACGGAAAGGTGACGGTATCTATGAGTTGATTGCCGGTGAACGTCGCTTGAGAGCTGCTAAGTTAGCGGGAATGCAGAAGATTCAAGCGCTCGTGCGAAATGTGTCCGATCAGGAATCGATGGTGTTGGCGTTGGTGGAAAACCTCCAGCGCGACGATCTGAATCCCATGGAGACTGCTCGGGCCTACCAACGCATGCTCAATGAATTCGGGCTGACCCAAGAGGCGATCGCTCAGAAGGTGGCGTGCGACCGGTCGTCCGTGGCGAACCTGTTGCGATTGATGTCGCTGCCATCAGAGATACAACACATGATCGAGTCCGATCAGTTGTCCACGGGCCATGCCAAAGTTATTCTCGGGCTGATGACCCCGGCGGCTCAGCTCAGTTTGGCCACGCAGATTGTGAGCGGGCAGCTGTCCGTCCGCGAAGCAGAGCGGTTGGTGCAGGAACATGCGGAGGCGAGAAAGCCTGGGAAGCGTCCGGTTCGTGCGCCATTACGGTCCGATCTTGAAGAGCGGCTGCAGAAACGTCTGGGCACCAGGGTGGATGTTCAGAAGGGGCGACGGGGCGGTAAGATCGTGATTCATTATTTTTCGCCGGAAGAATTAGACGGGGTAGTTGAGCGGTTGCTTAATGGATAG
- a CDS encoding polymer-forming cytoskeletal protein — protein MAWISKDKPEGKRQAGQSEGTEMDNLESTAPREGNEEINAFVGKGVSFKGVISYNGTVRIDGNLDGEIHTEGVLLVGEDAVLTAKITAGTVVCKGKITGDISAREKVKLRAPAVVNAGVKAPLLAMEEGVVFNGTLEMSQSGTREPQGQGATRGQGVKLVNG, from the coding sequence ATGGCATGGATTAGTAAGGACAAGCCAGAAGGAAAGCGTCAAGCCGGACAAAGTGAGGGAACTGAAATGGACAATCTGGAATCCACGGCACCGCGTGAAGGGAACGAAGAGATCAACGCCTTTGTCGGGAAAGGCGTTAGCTTCAAGGGCGTCATTTCCTATAACGGCACTGTGCGAATCGATGGCAATCTGGATGGAGAAATTCATACGGAGGGTGTCTTGCTGGTCGGAGAGGATGCGGTCCTGACCGCCAAGATTACGGCCGGTACCGTGGTGTGCAAGGGGAAGATCACCGGTGACATCAGCGCGCGGGAAAAGGTCAAGCTGCGCGCACCTGCCGTGGTGAATGCCGGCGTGAAGGCGCCGTTGCTCGCGATGGAAGAAGGGGTGGTTTTCAACGGTACGTTGGAAATGAGCCAGTCGGGGACGCGCGAGCCGCAGGGGCAGGGCGCCACGCGAGGCCAGGGCGTCAAGTTGGTCAACGGATAA
- a CDS encoding polymer-forming cytoskeletal protein yields MWGETKKQPVAEDDKFTFLGKGTSFKGIVTFDGTVRIDGRVEGEVHTGGAVIVGESAIIKGVIAAGSVSISGRVKGSVTALQKVEIQKPGILIGDIQSPAIMIEEGAHFHGMSNMGAEKWTEDESSEFGAPQDPGVRDLVAHRGKVKTQET; encoded by the coding sequence ATGTGGGGTGAGACCAAAAAACAGCCTGTCGCGGAGGACGATAAGTTTACCTTCCTTGGCAAGGGCACCAGCTTCAAGGGCATTGTCACCTTTGATGGGACCGTCCGTATCGATGGTCGTGTCGAAGGAGAAGTGCATACGGGCGGAGCGGTGATCGTCGGAGAAAGCGCCATCATCAAGGGCGTGATTGCCGCCGGGTCCGTTTCGATCAGCGGGCGCGTGAAGGGATCGGTCACTGCGCTTCAGAAGGTGGAGATTCAGAAGCCCGGGATTCTCATCGGAGATATTCAGAGCCCGGCGATCATGATTGAGGAAGGCGCGCATTTCCACGGTATGAGTAATATGGGCGCTGAGAAGTGGACGGAGGATGAGTCCTCTGAGTTCGGTGCTCCGCAGGATCCCGGCGTGCGCGACCTCGTGGCCCATCGCGGCAAAGTCAAAACGCAAGAGACCTAA
- the mnmA gene encoding tRNA 2-thiouridine(34) synthase MnmA, which yields MTGQTVLLGMSGGVDSSVAASLLVQQGYEVHGVTLQVWEHEDDQVAVSKRWEERGCCKIGIARYVAQRLRIPYEVVDRREVFQQGVIDDFVAGYASGTTPNPCVRCNERVKLRSLYALAQERGMDYVATGHYARVQQSDGQWSLHRALDARKDQSYFLYRINPAWLPQLLFPVGHMQKRDVWQEAESLGLPVEELKESQEICFVSHGDYRTFIEQEMPEAKQPGDFVGVDGKVLGRHEGIAFYTPGQRRGLGVAVGQRLYVQKVVPESGQVVLCAEDQLVQSDCQVADFSLFDHTIGRQPVEAEVKIRYATPSSPATLLPSGHGTIQVRFHQPQRALSPGQSAVFYQGDRVLGGGIIQRP from the coding sequence ATGACAGGTCAGACCGTATTGCTCGGGATGAGCGGCGGAGTGGATAGCTCCGTCGCTGCCTCTCTGCTCGTGCAGCAGGGGTACGAGGTCCATGGTGTCACGCTCCAAGTATGGGAGCATGAGGATGACCAGGTCGCCGTATCCAAGCGCTGGGAAGAGCGGGGGTGCTGCAAGATCGGTATCGCGAGATATGTCGCCCAGCGTCTACGTATTCCTTATGAAGTAGTCGATCGTCGAGAAGTCTTTCAGCAGGGCGTGATCGATGATTTTGTTGCCGGCTATGCCTCCGGCACCACGCCCAATCCCTGCGTGCGGTGCAATGAACGGGTGAAATTGCGCTCCTTGTATGCCTTAGCGCAAGAGCGAGGCATGGACTATGTGGCAACGGGACACTATGCCCGCGTACAGCAGAGCGATGGGCAGTGGTCGCTGCACCGGGCCCTCGACGCGCGCAAGGACCAAAGTTATTTTCTCTATCGGATCAATCCTGCCTGGCTGCCGCAGCTGCTTTTTCCGGTCGGCCACATGCAGAAGCGGGATGTGTGGCAAGAGGCCGAATCGCTTGGATTGCCCGTGGAGGAGCTCAAGGAAAGCCAAGAGATTTGTTTCGTGAGTCATGGCGACTACCGCACCTTCATTGAGCAGGAAATGCCGGAGGCGAAGCAGCCCGGAGACTTTGTGGGTGTGGACGGCAAGGTCTTAGGCCGGCACGAGGGCATCGCGTTCTATACCCCGGGTCAACGTCGGGGCTTGGGTGTTGCGGTGGGGCAGCGGTTGTATGTGCAGAAGGTCGTGCCTGAGTCAGGCCAGGTGGTATTGTGCGCGGAAGATCAATTGGTGCAGTCGGATTGTCAGGTCGCCGATTTCAGTCTTTTTGATCACACCATCGGCCGGCAGCCGGTTGAGGCGGAAGTGAAGATTCGCTACGCCACTCCATCCAGTCCCGCCACACTTCTGCCGTCTGGGCATGGCACGATTCAGGTCCGATTTCATCAGCCGCAGCGCGCGCTTAGTCCCGGGCAGTCCGCCGTGTTTTATCAAGGTGACCGTGTGCTCGGCGGCGGTATTATTCAGCGACCCTAG
- the atpH gene encoding ATP synthase F1 subunit delta, with product MIKTAVARRYAKALFELLDTPSIEPARAALHGLGEAFTQSAALRHAIASPVFPEDTKLGVLIELATRLGCPPVGKRFLDQLVRKNRVSFLPDIAEAFAKLVDESKGTQQVLVSSAHALPVTEQERITTRLRDLLKRDVDVTFHTEPEHVAGLHIRLGSTVVDSTVRGRLSAMQRVLTKE from the coding sequence GTGATTAAGACAGCCGTCGCACGTCGATACGCAAAAGCTCTGTTCGAACTTCTTGATACACCCAGCATCGAGCCCGCCCGCGCGGCGTTGCACGGGCTCGGAGAGGCCTTCACGCAGTCTGCTGCGTTGCGCCACGCCATCGCCTCTCCTGTGTTCCCGGAAGACACCAAATTGGGTGTGCTGATTGAACTGGCCACTCGATTGGGGTGCCCACCGGTCGGAAAAAGATTTCTCGATCAATTGGTGCGGAAAAATCGAGTCAGTTTCCTGCCGGACATCGCCGAGGCCTTCGCCAAGCTCGTGGATGAATCCAAGGGGACGCAACAGGTCCTCGTGTCTTCCGCGCATGCCTTGCCTGTGACCGAGCAGGAGCGAATCACTACCCGATTGCGCGATCTTTTGAAGCGCGACGTCGATGTCACCTTCCATACAGAACCTGAACATGTCGCCGGCCTCCACATCCGCCTGGGCAGCACCGTCGTAGACAGCACGGTCCGGGGCCGACTAAGCGCCATGCAGCGTGTGTTGACCAAGGAGTAG